The DNA window TCAGTAACTTTCTCACCTTGTTTATTTTTATATGATTCAGAGGTCGCCAAAGAAAATTTAGCAACAACCTTACCATTGTCAAGATGTTTTACTTCAGGATCTTTTCCCAGATTCCCGATAAGTTGTACGCGGTTTTTTAAATTGTTCATAATAATAATATTTATAATTTGTTCATGCAGCTGATACAACTCAACTGACCACACAAAGCTGAGGGGTCTTCACGAATTGAGTCGGATAATAACCGTTTACTTTCGTTTCATTTACGATTGTAATCGTTTAATTATGGAAACTGACAAAAGAAAATGCCGTGAATGTGGTGAACAGCTAAGAGGAAGATCAGATCAAAAGTTTTGCTCTGATCAATGCCGTACAACTTATAATAATCAATTGAACCGGGATGTAAGTAATCAGGTTCGAAACGTCAACAATATCTTAAGACGAAACCGAAGAATACTTGAAAACTTAAGTAAGAATGAAAAGAAAAGAATACAAAGAGAACTCTTAATCCAGCTTGGCTTTAACTTTTCTTTTCACACGAGCACTTTCACAAACAAGAATGGACAAACCTATTATTTTTGTTATGAAAGAGGCTATGTTCAATTAAATGAGGAATTCTATTTCATTGTTAGGAATGAAGTTTTTTAGATTTTAATTGTCATTACAGGCCTTTTTGCGTGATTGACAACGTCTTCGGCTATACTTCCACTCAATAAATGCATGAGTCCTTTTCGTGCATGTGTAGGTATAATTACCATGTCTGCATCGATATCTTCAGCAAAATAAACAATTCCATCTTCTTCAACGATGTCGGAGTATGTGTTAATCGTGTAGTTATCTATTTCGTATTTTTTGACGAATTCCTCCATCATATGTTTCATGGTTCTTGTAGAATGAAAATCATTAGGAGTATTAATTCTTACCAAGTGTAATTTTGACCCAAAAAGCTGTTGAATTTGCTTAACTATAGGCATTACCTTTGATAAATCTTCATTGAATTCACTGGCAAAAACGATATTTCGTAAGGAAAGGTCAACATCATCTTTAACGGCAATTACCGGAATTGGTGAATGTCTGACCAATTTCTCTGCCGTACTACCTACAAGTACTTCACCCAATCCCTGAGCCCCTTGAGTGCCGATGACCATAATGTCCATATCGTGATCTTCGGCTGTGCCTACAATGCTCTTAAAAACATCACCCATTTCGACATGCGAGTGAAATTTTACATGATCATGCCTTGCTTCTGAAGCCAGCTTGTGAATTTTTTGTTTCACCTTACTTACTAAGGATTTTGTAAAAACAATTTCTTCATGCGAACCGGAAGTTTCTATTTGGCCTTCAGCATTAAAACTTCCTTCAGAATAAGAAGCTGAAGGTGCTTCAATAACATGATAAATATGTACTTCAGCATTACTTTGACTTGCAAGTTCTTCTGCAAACTTGAAAGCATTGTGTGAATGCTTG is part of the Hyphobacterium sp. CCMP332 genome and encodes:
- a CDS encoding universal stress protein, with protein sequence MIKRILVPTDFSKHSHNAFKFAEELASQSNAEVHIYHVIEAPSASYSEGSFNAEGQIETSGSHEEIVFTKSLVSKVKQKIHKLASEARHDHVKFHSHVEMGDVFKSIVGTAEDHDMDIMVIGTQGAQGLGEVLVGSTAEKLVRHSPIPVIAVKDDVDLSLRNIVFASEFNEDLSKVMPIVKQIQQLFGSKLHLVRINTPNDFHSTRTMKHMMEEFVKKYEIDNYTINTYSDIVEEDGIVYFAEDIDADMVIIPTHARKGLMHLLSGSIAEDVVNHAKRPVMTIKI